CGATAAATACGAACAATGTCACGCCGAGGGCGAAAGCGATCTTCGGATTCTTCAACAGTGCGAATTGCTCGCCGAGAGGAACAGGCGCCTGCTTAGATGGAATCGCTCTTGCCACGGCGAAGATTCCGAGCAGCGTTAAGAATCCAATCACCCAAAAGATCACCTTCCAATCGTATGCCGCAGCGACCACACGCCCGATGGGAACACCAAATACAAGAGAGGCGCTGAAGCCTAACGAGACGTTGGACATCGCTCGACCCTGCCGCCCCGGAGGTGCCAGATTCGCAGCGGTGGCGTAGGCGGTGACGACGAAGACGCCCGTTCCGACCCCGAGTACGATGTAGGAGACCATCAGGAAGGCAAAGCCCGGAAGGGCGACTAAAATAGAACCAAGTAAGATGATGTCGAGAGCCATCAGCAGTTGCCTGCGCCGGTCTGTCTTTGCCGTCGCCAAGATGACGATAGGTGTGCCAATTGCGTTAGCGAGCGCAAATACCGTTATAAGCTGTCCCGCCGCAGATACCGATACGCCGACAGAAACAGCAACTTTGTCCAAAATACCGACGATGGCGAATTGTGACGTGCCAACCAAGAAGCTAATCAGCGTCAGCAAGTAAATTTTCCAAGTGTTGCTCATTATGTCCTACCCACCCCTAAATCTATAATTGGATACCGGTGATTTGGGTCATTGAAAAGCAGGCAATCGTTTGGATGTCCATGACGATCCAATGATGCCCGTCTGCCTATACGCATGCACAAGCGTGGCAACAAGTAGTGGAACGAGCTCGGCATAGTTATTATGAAACACATCACAAAACGACCGTTATCCCATTCGTCTCAAATGATTGCCTAATCCTCTCACCACCACTTATGCGGTAGCAAGATGTGCATTATAATCAAACCGTCAAAGATGAAGAAACGAGGCGGATCTTATGATTGAACGGATAAATAAACACCAGGATGAGCTCGCTAAACTCATTGAGCGTCACGTACCCGGAGATGGTGTTCACACCACTGCTATACCGTCTTTGTTTTTCATGCGCCATTCAAAAGTGACTGGACCAAGTTACGGAGTTTACAAACCCTGCTTTTGCATTGTGGTTCAAGGGGCAAAGGAAGTGTGCCTGGCACAAGAGCGTTTCAAGTACAGTCCTGCCGATTACCTGGTTGCATCCGTTGACTTGCCGGTCATCGCCCAAGTCACCGAAGCCTCATCCGACGTTCCTTACTTGGGTTTCAAACTCAAATTTACGCCGAGTCAAATCTTAGAGGTTTTAACTGATTCCCAAGTCCGAGCTCTACCGAAAGAAAGTGCGAAGCGAGCCATGTTTGTCAGCCACATGGAATCATCTTTGTTGGATGCGGTCATCCGGTTTGCTCGTCTGTTGGACAATCCGGAGGATATACCGGTACTTGCTCCTCTGTTTACGAAGGAAATTCTCTACAAGGTTCTGCAAGGGCAGCACGGAGTGGCACTCGAGCAAATTGCAATAGAAGGAAGCAGTACCTATCGAATCAGAGACGTGATTGAACACATCATGAATAACTTTGATCGTTCTTTCCGACTTGAGGAGCTTGCGGAAATAGCGAGGATGAGCGTTTCTTCACTTCATAGGCACTTCAAAGAGGTCACCGGAATGAGCCCCATTCAGTTCCAAAAACAACTGAGACTGCAGCAAGCCCGTCGCCTGTTATTATCCGAGTCAACGGATGCGGCTGATGTCGCATTCCGGGTTGGCTATGAGAGTCCATCGCAATTCAGCCGTGAATATTCCCGCATGTTTGGCCTTCCACCAATAGAAGACGTAAGGCGCTTGAGGGCACAAAATGACCAAACAATAAACGCATGAATTCCTTGCTCAACAAAGAACCCAAACGGCAGTAAATTACGTGTTATCACTTGCGGTCAACATGAAGGACCATAGCAAGGCTCTCATCCCAGCCGGCAGCCTTAAAGTCCCGAATGTATACTGCTGCTGTTTTATGCACTATTACGGCCAGTGCTGTGATTGGAAACCTTCTGTCGCAAAACTGGAGGGAGTGACCGTAAGCGCAGACTTATTCCCCTCGCAAAACAGAATATGGACCAGAATCCTGGCCCATATCACATCTTGCTATGAACTTGCAAGTCGTTGGTGGAGGCGAGGCTCCTCGGTCCGAAATCCTCAGGATGACTCTTGAGGTGTGACGCACCCGTCCGGGGTCAACAACCAGAACGAGTTGTCTCCGACAGCTTGATGTAGACCGTATCTCCTCCTTCCCCCAAGCAGGTACACCAGTGTACTGCCTTTTCGCTGACGATGGTCTTCCTGTCGAATCAACCGTTTATCAGTAGTCGCTATGTTACGCCTGACTCAATCTAAGTGCTGACACCTCAAATGCAGCGTTAGCGACATAGTTTACAATAAATTCCCATCGAATAAGAACCATACATGACGAGCATAATCAGGCACGTAATTTATTTTCCTGAAGGAGTGTTATAGATGCCTGACATGAAAGTAAATGTGAATGCTGTCTGGGATGGTGGAGTAAAGGGGAATGGAACACTTAAAACAGATTTCATTGACACAAAAATTGCGATACCTGCACCCTTAGGGGGAAGCGGGCATGGAGCACATCCAAAAGAGGTACTTGTTTCGTCTGTGACAACTTGTTATACAGCAACTCTTGTGTTCATGCTCGAAAGCAAAAAACTGCCTGTAGCGGAGCTTACGGTGCATTCTGAGGCAAACATATCTGATGATGAGTTTAAGATTACACATCATCCTCATATTGTTTTATCTTCTGGTGCAACACCAGAACAGATAGAATCAGCACAGAGAGCGACGGAAGCTGCAGATAAGGGGTGCGAAGTGGGGAATATGCTGAAAAAAGCAGATGTTAAAATTGAAGTTCAAGGAAAAGTTTCTTGCAAGTAAACATTCACTTAGCATACGCCCATCAAACCGTAAAAGGACCGAAGTCCTACTTGTTTCCGCTTCCCAGTCACGGCGTGAGTCGATGTTGCAGTCCTTTTATCTGTAACCTTCCCTGCCGAACAATCCATGCCCATGTTATACTATGGCCCACCAAACCTTCGTAAAGAATAATATGGACCAGAATCCTGGTCCATATCACATCTTGCTATGCAATTGCAAGTCGATGGTGGAGGCGACGGGAATCGAACCCGCGTCCGAAGATCTCGCTACATGCACATCTACGGGCGTAGACCGTCTACTAAAGTCCCTGCTGCCCGCGGGCGATCACGCTGACAAACAGGCAAGTTCGCTTAAGTTTCGCCGGTGGTCCACGAACAAGACCATCAACTAGCCTGCTAAGTTGACGTTACAGGGTGTGCACAGGCGACACACGATGTAACGGCCTCGTTACTTACGCAGCGAGGGCGAGGTTGCTCTTTGAGGTAAAGCTGTTAGCTTTGCCAGTTAAAGAAAGGTCCGCGTGATTAACGTGTGCGCAGCCCCACGGCCCGCCGTACATGCTCGAACAATCCCCGTCGAATCCAAAACGCCCCCGCGTTTTGGGTCCAAGCGTTGGTAGTTCGCATGGACGATCGTACAAATGTCTTGCGAGCAACCTCTCGTTGTATATAGTGTTATCATGGTTCACTAACTCATGTCGATCACGCCGCCACGCAACTCCTCGTCGTTACAGCCCGTGTCGACATCTATTATGTTAACACGCAAACGCGTCATCAACAACACCATCTTCATGGTGCAACTGGACAACGATTTACAGTTAAACCTCAAATTTGGAGGAACGGCC
This is a stretch of genomic DNA from Alicyclobacillus dauci. It encodes these proteins:
- a CDS encoding OsmC family protein; its protein translation is MPDMKVNVNAVWDGGVKGNGTLKTDFIDTKIAIPAPLGGSGHGAHPKEVLVSSVTTCYTATLVFMLESKKLPVAELTVHSEANISDDEFKITHHPHIVLSSGATPEQIESAQRATEAADKGCEVGNMLKKADVKIEVQGKVSCK
- a CDS encoding AraC family transcriptional regulator gives rise to the protein MIERINKHQDELAKLIERHVPGDGVHTTAIPSLFFMRHSKVTGPSYGVYKPCFCIVVQGAKEVCLAQERFKYSPADYLVASVDLPVIAQVTEASSDVPYLGFKLKFTPSQILEVLTDSQVRALPKESAKRAMFVSHMESSLLDAVIRFARLLDNPEDIPVLAPLFTKEILYKVLQGQHGVALEQIAIEGSSTYRIRDVIEHIMNNFDRSFRLEELAEIARMSVSSLHRHFKEVTGMSPIQFQKQLRLQQARRLLLSESTDAADVAFRVGYESPSQFSREYSRMFGLPPIEDVRRLRAQNDQTINA
- a CDS encoding MFS transporter, with the protein product MSNTWKIYLLTLISFLVGTSQFAIVGILDKVAVSVGVSVSAAGQLITVFALANAIGTPIVILATAKTDRRRQLLMALDIILLGSILVALPGFAFLMVSYIVLGVGTGVFVVTAYATAANLAPPGRQGRAMSNVSLGFSASLVFGVPIGRVVAAAYDWKVIFWVIGFLTLLGIFAVARAIPSKQAPVPLGEQFALLKNPKIAFALGVTLFVFIGYSVMNTYIPPFLTSVMSVGERNVSFILFALGTASLIGSKLGGFLSDRIGTARTLVGDMVVHALVLALLSLVARTTVVAIPLLMLWAIAAWTFAPTQNFNLLSLAPEASGIVLSLNSSFVQLGFAAGAAIGGIAVGGSVLAISWIGATSVAIAVCVAAISFGLARMMPKHSTER